The proteins below come from a single uncultured Carboxylicivirga sp. genomic window:
- the pheS gene encoding phenylalanine--tRNA ligase subunit alpha translates to MLDKINQLVEEIKSLTASSAEEAEQLRIKYLSKKGLVSQLFDEFKTIPNEQKREVGKELNILKTQALDKINELKDGFAASTNSSVGVDLTLPGTSSELGSRHPLSIVKNEIVEIFARLGFNVAEGPEIEDDYHVFTALNFPPEHPARDMQDTFFIATNPDVLLRTHTSSVQVRVMEKTQPPIRAIFPGRVFRNEAISARAHCIFHQVEGLYIDENVSFADLKQTLLYFAKEMFGADTKIRLRPSYFPFTEPSAEMDISCSLCGGKGCNVCKYTGWVEILGCGMVDPEVLEASNIDSKKYTGFAFGMGIERITMLKYQIKDIRLFFENDKRFLDQFKSAQI, encoded by the coding sequence ATAAGATCAATCAATTAGTTGAGGAAATAAAAAGCTTAACAGCCTCTTCAGCCGAAGAAGCTGAGCAACTGAGAATAAAATATTTGAGTAAAAAAGGTTTGGTTTCCCAATTATTTGATGAGTTTAAAACCATTCCTAACGAGCAAAAACGCGAAGTAGGTAAGGAACTAAACATTCTAAAAACGCAGGCTTTAGATAAAATAAACGAGCTAAAAGATGGCTTTGCTGCTTCAACAAACAGTTCGGTAGGTGTTGATTTGACTTTACCAGGTACATCTTCAGAGCTTGGAAGTCGCCATCCTCTTTCGATTGTTAAGAATGAAATTGTTGAAATTTTTGCCCGTTTAGGATTTAATGTTGCTGAAGGACCAGAGATTGAAGATGATTACCATGTTTTTACAGCATTAAATTTTCCACCAGAACATCCGGCCAGAGATATGCAGGATACATTCTTCATTGCTACTAATCCTGATGTTTTATTACGTACACATACCTCATCGGTACAAGTGCGTGTAATGGAGAAAACTCAACCTCCTATCAGAGCAATTTTCCCTGGTCGAGTATTTCGTAACGAAGCAATTTCGGCACGTGCACACTGTATATTCCATCAGGTTGAAGGTCTTTACATCGACGAAAACGTATCTTTTGCCGACTTAAAACAAACCTTATTGTACTTTGCAAAAGAGATGTTTGGTGCCGACACTAAAATCAGACTTCGTCCATCATACTTTCCATTTACCGAACCTTCGGCAGAAATGGATATTTCTTGTTCACTTTGTGGTGGCAAAGGATGTAATGTATGTAAATACACTGGATGGGTTGAAATTTTAGGATGCGGAATGGTTGATCCTGAAGTATTGGAAGCAAGTAACATAGACAGTAAAAAATATACTGGTTTTGCATTTGGTATGGGAATCGAACGTATTACCATGCTTAAATACCAGATTAAAGATATCCGATTGTTTTTCGAAAATGATAAACGATTCCTCGATCAATTTAAATCTGCTCAGATTTAA
- a CDS encoding OsmC family protein: MKNSVSLKWTGNMSWETELFGHKLVLDAAPENGGEDKGPRPKPLMLTALAGCTGMDVVSILKKMRVEIEDLQIIVEADMTEEHPKYYDKMHVIYEFKGKDLPVDKLQKAVNLSEEKYCGVSALYKKAIPVTTEVRVVE, translated from the coding sequence ATGAAAAATTCAGTGAGTTTAAAATGGACCGGAAACATGTCGTGGGAAACAGAATTGTTTGGTCATAAATTGGTATTAGATGCTGCTCCCGAAAATGGAGGTGAAGATAAAGGTCCCCGACCAAAACCACTTATGTTAACTGCTTTGGCTGGATGTACAGGTATGGATGTGGTAAGTATTTTGAAAAAAATGCGTGTAGAGATTGAAGATTTACAGATAATTGTGGAAGCTGACATGACAGAAGAGCATCCTAAATATTACGACAAGATGCATGTAATTTATGAGTTTAAAGGAAAAGATTTACCTGTTGATAAGTTACAAAAAGCAGTGAATTTGTCGGAAGAAAAATACTGTGGAGTTTCGGCTCTTTATAAAAAAGCGATACCCGTTACCACCGAAGTTAGGGTTGTAGAGTAA
- a CDS encoding Crp/Fnr family transcriptional regulator, with amino-acid sequence MKSMQNMPFNEDINLLSYDIFHGLNEEEVEMLTQSTSCTQHKRGNILYHEGSRINGTYIVIKGILKIYKTGFDGKEQIIRFAKAGDLIGFRSIISDELACTTSKVVNDAVLCYLPGELLTNLIKVNPEFAMSLMKLTCRELGESNKFLTDIAQKTVRERLAEVLLLLMDTFDLDDDNTLQISLTREELANMVGTATESVIRLLSEFKTDKLIELNGRKIKLIDIPKLIKIGNIYI; translated from the coding sequence ATGAAAAGCATGCAAAATATGCCTTTTAACGAAGATATAAACCTTCTTTCGTATGATATCTTTCATGGATTAAACGAAGAAGAGGTTGAGATGTTGACTCAATCAACAAGTTGCACTCAACACAAACGCGGTAATATACTGTATCACGAAGGAAGCCGTATTAATGGCACTTACATTGTGATAAAGGGAATATTAAAGATTTATAAAACCGGATTTGACGGTAAAGAGCAGATTATCCGATTTGCCAAAGCTGGCGATTTAATCGGATTTCGCTCCATTATTAGCGATGAACTGGCGTGTACAACGTCTAAAGTGGTAAATGATGCTGTATTGTGTTATCTGCCAGGCGAATTACTCACCAATTTAATTAAGGTGAATCCCGAATTTGCCATGTCGCTGATGAAACTTACTTGCCGCGAATTAGGAGAGTCAAACAAGTTCCTTACCGACATTGCCCAGAAAACTGTTAGAGAAAGACTGGCAGAAGTACTGTTACTTTTAATGGATACTTTCGATTTAGATGATGATAATACGTTACAGATCTCTCTTACTCGCGAAGAGTTAGCCAATATGGTTGGTACTGCTACCGAATCTGTTATTCGTTTATTATCTGAATTTAAAACAGACAAACTAATCGAATTGAATGGCCGAAAAATTAAACTTATCGACATTCCTAAACTGATTAAAATTGGAAATATTTACATCTAG
- a CDS encoding DUF2461 domain-containing protein, with amino-acid sequence MIQPIVYDFLNQLKNNNNREWFTENKLLYQKAKTSFEYSVKKIIELINTIDSGIGILEPKDCIFRIFRDTRFSKDKTPYKTNMGAYIVKGGKKSPRGGYYFHAEPGASFIAVGIHCPPSDVLKKVRKEVYNFADEFKEIIEDKDFKALYPEMYPDKLKMAPKGFPKDFEDIDLLKYKSYIVSHTMSDDEMIDNGSVQLFAKVISTGKPLNDFINQGLDAEDEEEVVL; translated from the coding sequence ATGATACAACCTATTGTCTATGATTTTCTAAATCAATTAAAAAACAATAATAACAGAGAGTGGTTTACTGAAAACAAACTATTATATCAAAAAGCAAAAACTTCGTTTGAGTATTCGGTCAAAAAAATAATTGAATTAATTAATACCATTGATAGCGGTATTGGAATACTCGAACCTAAAGACTGTATTTTTAGAATATTTAGGGATACTCGATTTTCTAAAGATAAAACACCCTATAAGACTAACATGGGTGCTTATATTGTAAAGGGAGGAAAAAAATCGCCAAGAGGGGGGTATTATTTTCATGCCGAACCAGGTGCTTCGTTTATTGCTGTTGGAATTCATTGTCCTCCGTCGGATGTTCTTAAAAAAGTGCGTAAAGAAGTTTATAATTTCGCTGATGAGTTTAAAGAAATTATCGAGGATAAGGACTTTAAAGCTCTGTATCCAGAGATGTATCCTGATAAATTAAAAATGGCGCCCAAAGGTTTTCCAAAAGATTTTGAAGATATCGATTTACTAAAATATAAATCATATATCGTTTCTCATACAATGTCGGATGATGAGATGATTGATAATGGTTCAGTACAATTGTTTGCTAAGGTTATATCTACTGGAAAACCTTTAAATGATTTTATTAATCAAGGATTAGATGCTGAAGATGAAGAAGAAGTTGTTCTTTAG
- a CDS encoding 2-C-methyl-D-erythritol 4-phosphate cytidylyltransferase yields MLKYAIIVAGGSGKRMGTEIPKQFLEIEGIPVLMHTIRTFNNFDDKMKIVLVLPSNQIDFWRELCIKHNFTISHHITTGGETRFDSVKNGLNIIDTPSLVGIHDGVRPFVSPDTLQRCYHHAEVLGNAIPVLDAFESVRLVEEEKSRALDRSSIKLVQTPQVFKSTLLLAAYNQPYNPLFTDDASVVEANGETIHLVAGNRENIKITTPSDMVLGEAFIKAGFKDNTDDSDDILE; encoded by the coding sequence ATGCTTAAATACGCTATTATAGTTGCCGGCGGTAGCGGAAAGAGGATGGGAACGGAAATACCCAAACAATTTTTAGAGATTGAAGGAATACCAGTATTAATGCACACCATACGTACATTCAACAATTTCGATGACAAGATGAAAATTGTACTTGTTTTACCATCCAATCAAATTGATTTTTGGCGTGAATTGTGCATAAAACACAATTTTACAATCTCTCATCATATTACAACAGGAGGTGAAACACGTTTTGATAGTGTAAAAAACGGATTAAACATTATTGATACACCATCACTTGTTGGCATACATGACGGAGTCCGTCCATTTGTATCTCCCGATACCTTACAACGTTGTTATCATCATGCCGAAGTTTTGGGCAATGCAATTCCTGTGTTAGACGCATTTGAATCTGTTCGTTTAGTAGAAGAAGAGAAGAGTCGTGCTTTAGATCGTTCATCTATTAAGTTGGTTCAAACTCCACAAGTATTTAAATCGACTTTATTATTAGCTGCCTATAATCAACCTTACAATCCTTTATTCACCGACGATGCCTCTGTTGTGGAAGCCAATGGTGAAACCATTCATTTGGTGGCAGGCAACCGCGAAAACATAAAAATTACCACTCCATCAGATATGGTACTGGGAGAAGCTTTTATTAAAGCAGGTTTTAAAGACAATACGGATGACAGTGATGATATACTTGAATAA
- a CDS encoding DUF2007 domain-containing protein, with translation MTDSGDMVHVFCNTELTITHLKNVLADNGISSLIRNDYESGNSAGFVGGTSTSVDLYIQKTDEAKAKPIIEEFAKSLNK, from the coding sequence ATGACAGATAGCGGCGATATGGTTCATGTATTCTGTAATACAGAATTAACCATTACTCATTTAAAAAATGTATTGGCCGATAACGGTATTTCCTCATTAATCCGAAACGATTATGAATCGGGTAACTCGGCCGGTTTTGTTGGTGGAACATCTACCTCAGTTGATTTGTATATCCAAAAAACTGATGAGGCCAAAGCAAAGCCTATTATTGAAGAGTTTGCAAAATCACTTAATAAATAA
- the carA gene encoding glutamine-hydrolyzing carbamoyl-phosphate synthase small subunit: protein MPELQKIKLVLEDGTVFEGKSFGYHKSVAGEVVFNTAMTGYPESLTDPSYEGQILVATYPLIGNYGVPKDDKENGIPKFYESNRIHISGLIISDYSFEYSHWNAENSLREWLIQHEVPGIFDIDTRALTKILREKGSMLGKIEVDGDSIEFSDPNKENLVAKVSVKEKKVFGNGKNKVVLVDTGAKYNILRCLLKRDTTVTVVPWDYDFTKEDYDGIMLSNGPGDPQMCPDTVKHIQKAMEIGKPIFGICLGNQLLGIASGASTYKLKYGHRAHNHPVIKVGTDTCYITSQNHGFAIDNESLSSDWEPLFVNVNDKTNEGIRHKSKPFFSTQFHPEASSGPTDTEFLFDEFIELIEKSK from the coding sequence ATGCCAGAATTACAAAAGATTAAATTAGTGTTAGAAGACGGAACTGTCTTCGAGGGGAAATCATTTGGATATCATAAATCGGTTGCCGGTGAAGTAGTTTTTAATACTGCCATGACCGGATATCCTGAAAGTTTAACTGATCCCTCTTATGAAGGGCAAATTTTGGTAGCCACCTATCCATTGATAGGGAACTACGGTGTACCAAAGGATGACAAAGAAAATGGAATACCAAAGTTTTATGAATCAAATCGAATTCATATTTCAGGTTTAATTATTTCCGATTACTCATTCGAGTATAGTCATTGGAATGCTGAAAATAGTCTTCGAGAATGGTTAATTCAACATGAAGTTCCAGGAATTTTCGATATTGATACAAGAGCTTTAACTAAAATCTTACGCGAAAAAGGTTCGATGTTAGGGAAAATTGAAGTTGATGGTGATAGCATTGAGTTTTCGGATCCTAATAAAGAAAATTTGGTAGCTAAAGTGAGTGTTAAGGAAAAGAAAGTATTTGGTAATGGTAAAAACAAAGTAGTTTTAGTTGATACCGGAGCTAAGTATAATATTCTACGTTGTTTGTTGAAACGTGATACAACTGTTACAGTTGTGCCTTGGGATTATGATTTTACTAAGGAAGATTATGATGGTATCATGTTGTCAAACGGTCCTGGTGATCCACAAATGTGCCCTGATACTGTAAAACACATTCAAAAAGCAATGGAGATTGGTAAACCAATTTTCGGAATTTGTTTAGGTAATCAGCTTCTTGGTATTGCATCTGGAGCAAGTACATATAAATTAAAGTACGGACACAGAGCTCATAATCACCCGGTAATTAAAGTTGGAACTGATACTTGTTATATAACAAGTCAGAATCACGGATTTGCTATTGATAACGAAAGTTTATCCAGCGATTGGGAACCTTTATTTGTTAATGTTAATGACAAAACTAATGAAGGTATCCGTCATAAAAGTAAGCCATTCTTTTCAACACAGTTTCACCCCGAAGCATCGAGTGGCCCTACTGATACTGAGTTTTTATTTGATGAATTTATCGAACTAATAGAAAAAAGTAAATAA
- a CDS encoding citrate/2-methylcitrate synthase: protein MSLYDKLAEGAVKSSDIDKTLFDKFNVKRGLRNADFSGVLVGLTTIGDVVGYDKVEGKLTPKEGRLYYRGVELKDLVKGFQSAGRHGFEETAYLLLSGHLPTSEDLQKFDDLLIGERDLPPFFSKNMILSLRGRDIMNMLARSVLGLYTADEEAEDLSPINLIKQSISLIAKFPVIVAYSYFGMRHSYQRKSLVIRHPQPELSAAENFLYMLKGENYSKLEADLLDLSLVIHAEHGGGNNSSFTTRVVSSAQTDTYSAIAAALGSLKGGLHGGANLKVMDMMENIKSNVSNWSDEQEVADYLLRILNKDAFDNTGKIYGIGHAIYTYSDPRAVLLKEKAKALAIEKGRLEEFNLYASIEKLAPEVFYKFKGENAKVICANVDFYSGFVYDCLNIPKELYTPIFAVSRIAGWCAHRLEEVCGSSKRIIRPAYKNVLEYIPYLEMDNR, encoded by the coding sequence ATGTCATTATATGATAAATTAGCTGAAGGTGCTGTTAAGTCGAGCGATATCGATAAAACCTTATTTGATAAATTTAATGTTAAAAGAGGTTTACGTAATGCCGATTTTTCAGGAGTACTTGTTGGCTTAACTACAATAGGTGATGTTGTAGGTTATGACAAAGTTGAAGGTAAGTTAACTCCCAAGGAGGGACGTTTGTATTATCGGGGGGTTGAGTTAAAAGACCTAGTGAAAGGCTTTCAGAGTGCTGGTCGTCATGGATTTGAAGAAACAGCTTATTTGTTGTTATCTGGTCATCTCCCAACATCTGAAGACTTACAGAAATTTGATGATTTATTGATAGGAGAACGTGATTTACCTCCTTTCTTTTCAAAAAATATGATTCTTTCTCTTCGCGGTCGTGATATAATGAATATGCTGGCTCGTTCCGTATTGGGATTATATACTGCTGATGAGGAGGCCGAAGATCTATCACCAATTAATCTGATTAAGCAATCTATAAGCTTGATTGCTAAATTTCCTGTAATTGTGGCTTATTCTTACTTTGGTATGCGACACTCATATCAAAGAAAATCATTGGTAATTCGTCACCCGCAGCCGGAATTAAGTGCGGCGGAGAATTTCCTTTATATGTTGAAAGGAGAAAATTACTCGAAGCTCGAAGCTGATTTGCTTGATTTATCTCTTGTTATTCATGCAGAACATGGCGGTGGTAATAACTCTTCTTTTACTACACGTGTTGTAAGTTCAGCTCAAACCGATACGTATTCAGCTATTGCTGCAGCATTGGGGTCGTTAAAAGGAGGACTTCATGGTGGAGCCAATCTTAAGGTGATGGATATGATGGAAAACATTAAATCGAATGTTTCTAATTGGTCTGACGAACAGGAGGTTGCTGATTATTTGTTAAGAATACTGAATAAAGATGCATTTGATAACACTGGTAAGATTTATGGTATAGGTCATGCTATTTACACTTATTCCGATCCGCGTGCGGTTCTTTTAAAAGAGAAAGCTAAGGCCTTGGCAATAGAAAAAGGTCGTTTAGAAGAATTTAATTTATATGCATCCATAGAAAAATTAGCCCCAGAGGTATTTTATAAGTTTAAAGGTGAAAATGCTAAGGTTATCTGCGCTAATGTCGACTTCTACAGTGGTTTCGTATACGATTGTTTGAATATTCCAAAAGAGCTGTATACACCAATTTTTGCAGTGTCACGTATAGCTGGTTGGTGCGCTCACCGTTTGGAAGAGGTATGTGGATCGAGCAAGCGTATTATTAGACCAGCGTATAAAAATGTATTAGAGTATATTCCATATCTGGAGATGGATAATAGATAA
- the argH gene encoding argininosuccinate lyase, with product MKLWDKGVSVNKKIEDFTVGRDRELDVLLAPFDIMGTMAHITMLESVGLLSKTDLDQLIPELKELYVKAEQGLFEIEEGIEDVHSQVELLLTRKLGDIGKKVHSGRSRNDQVLLDLKLYIRHRIHDVVMAVNKLFEVLQSKSEEHKDVLIPGYTHLQVAMPSSFGLWFGAFAESLVDDLHLLQAAWKTTNQNPLGAAAGYGSSFPLNRKLTTELLGFDDLNYNVVYAQMGRGKTERTVAYALSSIATTVGKLAIDGCMYTSQNFGFLKLPDELTTGSSIMPHKKNPDVFELLRARCNRLQALPESIGMIIANLPTGYFRDLQLIKEQFLPAFDELIDCLQIATFAIENIEVSQDVMKEEKYQLAFSVEEVNKLVLQGVPFRDAYKQIGEKIQKGLFETDYIVKHTHEGSIGNLCTSEIKSKKELVISEFSFNEVANAVEKLVR from the coding sequence ATGAAGTTATGGGATAAAGGAGTATCGGTAAATAAAAAGATTGAAGATTTCACGGTGGGACGCGATCGTGAATTAGATGTGCTACTGGCACCATTTGATATTATGGGAACCATGGCACATATTACAATGCTTGAGAGTGTTGGCTTATTGAGTAAGACCGATTTGGATCAGTTAATTCCTGAGTTAAAGGAATTGTATGTTAAGGCCGAACAGGGATTATTCGAAATTGAAGAAGGAATTGAAGATGTGCACTCACAGGTTGAACTTTTATTGACACGAAAGCTCGGAGATATTGGTAAAAAGGTTCATAGTGGTCGGTCACGCAATGATCAGGTTCTATTAGATCTTAAACTATATATACGACATCGGATACATGATGTTGTCATGGCCGTTAATAAGTTGTTTGAGGTGTTACAGTCCAAAAGTGAAGAACATAAGGATGTGTTAATTCCTGGTTACACACACTTACAGGTTGCTATGCCTTCGTCATTTGGTTTATGGTTTGGCGCTTTTGCCGAAAGTTTGGTGGATGATTTGCATCTGTTACAAGCAGCCTGGAAAACAACGAATCAAAATCCATTGGGAGCAGCGGCTGGTTATGGTTCATCATTTCCGTTAAATCGTAAATTAACAACTGAGTTACTAGGTTTTGATGATTTGAATTACAATGTGGTGTATGCCCAAATGGGAAGAGGGAAAACAGAACGTACTGTTGCTTACGCATTATCGTCAATTGCTACAACGGTTGGTAAATTAGCTATTGATGGATGTATGTATACCAGTCAGAATTTTGGATTTCTTAAGTTGCCAGATGAGCTTACCACAGGGTCGAGTATAATGCCTCATAAAAAGAATCCAGATGTATTTGAGTTATTACGAGCACGTTGTAACCGGTTGCAGGCATTGCCCGAAAGTATTGGAATGATTATTGCAAACTTACCAACAGGATATTTCAGGGATTTGCAGTTAATAAAAGAACAATTTCTTCCTGCTTTTGATGAGTTAATTGATTGTTTGCAAATAGCCACGTTTGCTATTGAAAATATTGAAGTTTCTCAGGACGTAATGAAAGAGGAAAAATACCAGTTGGCTTTTAGTGTTGAAGAGGTGAATAAGTTGGTATTGCAAGGTGTTCCTTTCAGAGATGCTTATAAGCAAATTGGCGAGAAGATACAGAAAGGTTTATTTGAAACCGATTATATAGTAAAACATACGCACGAAGGTTCTATAGGTAACCTTTGTACCAGTGAAATTAAAAGTAAAAAAGAATTAGTAATAAGTGAATTCAGTTTCAATGAAGTAGCTAATGCTGTTGAGAAACTGGTACGTTGA
- a CDS encoding M20 family metallo-hydrolase: MIQAEQYTSEAIDLLKKMIQIQSFSREEEEVATLMAGYLASKGVEVKRQGNNVWCWASNFEASKPTILLNSHLDTVKPSSSWSYDPFMATLEGDKLTGLGSNDAGAPLVSLMATFLTLKDTNQEYNLVFAATAEEEVSGKNGVSSILSELGKIDLAIVGEPTQMHMAVAEKGLMVIDCEAHGKTGHAARNEGVNALYKALPDIEWFKNYKFENVSPHLGEVKMTVTQIECGSQHNVVPDSCKFVVDIRLNECYSNKELHDIITKHVNSEVVPRSFRLNSSSISLDHPIVKKGIELGREYYGSPTTSDQAVMDFTTIKMGPGDSARSHTPDEYIHLSEIKEGIQLYISILDGLIV; the protein is encoded by the coding sequence ATGATTCAAGCAGAGCAATATACAAGTGAAGCTATTGATCTTCTTAAGAAGATGATTCAAATACAATCTTTTAGCAGAGAGGAAGAAGAGGTGGCAACTTTAATGGCTGGATATCTTGCTTCAAAAGGTGTTGAGGTAAAACGTCAGGGTAATAATGTTTGGTGTTGGGCATCTAATTTCGAAGCATCAAAACCAACAATATTACTTAATTCGCATTTAGATACAGTTAAGCCTTCTTCTAGTTGGTCCTACGATCCATTTATGGCAACTCTTGAAGGTGATAAGTTAACCGGATTAGGCAGTAATGATGCTGGTGCTCCATTGGTATCTCTAATGGCAACCTTTTTGACATTAAAGGATACGAATCAAGAATACAATCTTGTTTTTGCAGCTACAGCCGAAGAAGAAGTCTCTGGTAAGAATGGAGTTTCCTCTATTCTTAGTGAGTTGGGGAAAATTGATTTGGCAATTGTTGGAGAACCAACTCAAATGCATATGGCTGTTGCCGAAAAAGGTTTGATGGTAATCGATTGCGAAGCTCATGGAAAAACCGGACATGCGGCACGAAATGAAGGAGTTAATGCATTGTATAAAGCATTGCCCGATATTGAGTGGTTTAAGAACTATAAATTCGAAAACGTGTCACCTCATTTAGGCGAAGTTAAAATGACAGTGACGCAAATCGAATGTGGAAGTCAGCATAATGTTGTACCCGATAGTTGCAAGTTTGTGGTCGATATTCGTTTGAATGAATGCTATAGTAATAAAGAGTTACATGATATTATCACCAAACACGTCAATAGCGAAGTTGTGCCGAGGTCATTTCGGTTGAATAGTTCTTCTATCTCATTGGATCATCCAATTGTAAAAAAAGGAATAGAATTGGGTAGGGAGTACTATGGCTCTCCAACAACATCTGATCAGGCTGTAATGGATTTTACCACCATTAAAATGGGACCTGGTGATTCGGCTAGGTCACACACACCTGATGAATACATCCATTTAAGTGAAATAAAAGAGGGAATTCAGCTTTATATTAGTATTTTAGATGGTTTGATTGTTTAA
- the argB gene encoding acetylglutamate kinase — protein sequence MQERLTIVKVGGKVVENPETLTSFISDFSKIAGKKILVHGGGRSATAISEALGIKTQMVDGRRITDAETLKVVVMVYAGLVNKNIVAQLQSLNKSAVGLCGADLDLVRAKKREVKDIDYGYVGDVVGVNVEQLLDLINADIIPVIAPITHDSKGQLLNTNADTMASELAKALAMDYKVQLAFCFEKKGVLKDPTDDDSVINYLDSELYEEYKAEGIISDGMIPKLDNGFAALKRGVTQIVISNTDGLKSGFSHGTTLQL from the coding sequence ATGCAAGAACGTTTAACCATAGTTAAGGTTGGAGGTAAAGTAGTTGAGAACCCCGAGACTCTTACTTCATTTATTAGCGATTTCTCAAAAATAGCAGGGAAAAAGATTCTGGTTCATGGTGGTGGTCGTTCTGCTACTGCTATTTCCGAAGCATTGGGTATTAAAACTCAAATGGTGGATGGAAGACGAATTACAGATGCAGAAACACTTAAAGTTGTTGTAATGGTTTATGCCGGTTTGGTTAATAAAAATATCGTTGCTCAGCTTCAATCATTGAATAAATCTGCAGTGGGTCTTTGTGGGGCCGATTTGGATCTAGTTCGTGCAAAAAAGCGAGAAGTAAAAGATATCGACTATGGGTATGTAGGTGATGTTGTGGGGGTTAATGTTGAGCAATTATTAGATTTAATAAATGCAGATATTATACCTGTGATAGCACCTATAACACATGATAGTAAAGGACAATTGTTGAATACCAATGCCGATACCATGGCATCAGAATTAGCTAAAGCATTGGCTATGGATTATAAGGTTCAATTAGCTTTTTGCTTCGAAAAGAAAGGTGTACTCAAAGATCCGACTGATGATGATTCTGTGATTAATTATTTGGATTCAGAATTATATGAAGAGTATAAAGCAGAAGGAATAATCTCTGATGGGATGATTCCAAAATTGGATAATGGATTTGCCGCTTTAAAAAGAGGAGTTACTCAAATAGTTATCTCAAATACAGATGGATTGAAAAGTGGTTTTAGTCACGGTACAACTCTACAATTATAA
- a CDS encoding N-acetylornithine carbamoyltransferase yields the protein MKRYLTVGDIGDLSQALKEAAEVKKNPYAWDALGKNKTIVMIFFNSSLRTRLSTQKAAMNLGMNVIVLDVNIDGWKLETEFGVVMDGDKPEHLREAVPVIGRYCDIIAVRSFASFEDKNADYEERILNQFIQYSGVPVISMESATRHPLQAFADLFTIEENKTKEKPKVVLTWAPHPRALPQAVPNSFVEWMKEADVEFVVTHPKGYELAPEFSDGVTVEYDQKKAFEGADFIYAKNWASYNDYGKVLSKDMSWTVNEEKMALTNSAKFMHCLPVRRNMIVTDAVIDSENSIVVDEAANRVVSAQVVIKRMLESLK from the coding sequence ATGAAACGTTATTTAACTGTAGGTGATATCGGTGACTTGAGTCAAGCTTTAAAAGAGGCAGCCGAGGTTAAGAAAAATCCATACGCATGGGATGCATTGGGAAAAAACAAAACCATTGTAATGATATTCTTTAATTCAAGTTTGCGAACTCGTTTGAGTACTCAAAAGGCAGCTATGAATTTAGGAATGAATGTAATTGTGTTGGATGTAAATATTGATGGATGGAAACTGGAAACTGAGTTTGGTGTGGTGATGGATGGTGATAAACCAGAACACTTGAGAGAGGCTGTTCCAGTTATTGGTCGTTATTGCGATATAATAGCGGTTCGTTCATTTGCATCGTTCGAAGATAAAAATGCAGATTACGAAGAACGTATCTTAAACCAGTTCATCCAATATTCGGGAGTTCCTGTAATTAGTATGGAAAGCGCAACTCGTCACCCTTTACAGGCTTTTGCTGATTTATTCACTATCGAAGAAAATAAAACAAAAGAGAAACCCAAAGTGGTTTTAACCTGGGCTCCTCATCCTCGAGCATTGCCACAAGCCGTGCCAAATTCATTTGTTGAATGGATGAAGGAAGCTGACGTAGAGTTCGTTGTTACACATCCTAAAGGTTATGAGCTGGCGCCCGAATTTAGTGATGGTGTTACAGTTGAATATGATCAGAAAAAAGCCTTTGAAGGTGCTGATTTCATTTATGCAAAAAACTGGGCTTCGTATAACGATTATGGTAAAGTGTTATCGAAAGATATGAGTTGGACAGTAAACGAAGAGAAGATGGCCTTAACTAATAGTGCCAAATTTATGCACTGTTTGCCTGTTCGACGAAATATGATTGTAACCGATGCTGTTATCGATAGTGAAAACAGTATTGTTGTGGATGAGGCTGCTAATAGAGTGGTTTCTGCACAGGTTGTAATCAAAAGAATGCTGGAAAGTTTAAAGTAA